TGATCGGTGCGTCGAGGCGGCTCGGCCGCTGGCGGGGCCGGAGCCGCAGCGGGCGATGCAGGCGGCGCGGGCGATGCGGTCGTCGACCGTGACGGCGAAACATCAGTCGCGGGTGACGCAGGCGGAAGGTCCGCCGACATCGACGACGATGCAGGCGCAGCCGATCCCGGCGGAGGCGGCGAAACGGCTGAACGCTCCAGGTACGCGGCGCGCTGCTCGAACGCATCCGCGAGACGCGGGTAGCCGCGTGCACGCAGTTCGGGCGCGAAGCGTCGAAGATCGGACGCGCTCGCGACGCGCATCGCGCGGCCGAACTCCTCGCGCGATGCCGCGTCGAGCCGCGCGAGTTCGCCCTCGAGCAGGTCGTCGCTGGTCGCACCTGCGGCCGGCGCGGACGTCTCACGCTCACGCGGCGGAGGCGGCGGGATCGCGGGCGCCGGAGCGCTCGGCAAAGGCTGAGCCGGCGCGATCGCAGCCGGCGCCGACGACGACTGCGCCGCCTCGGCGCGCCGCTCTGCGGCGATTAATCGCAAGGTCACGGCGGATGAGTGCCATCCTCGCGTCTCGAGCTGCTCCGCAACTTCCTCGATCTGCTCAGGCGACGGGCGCGAGGCGAGCCACGGCTCGAGCCGCGCGAGGAAATCGTTCATGAGCACCGAGTTCGGCGCTGCCGGCGGCAGCGCAGGCGGCGACGCAGAAGCAGGGGCAGGACGACGACTCGCGACCGCGACCAACGCGGCCAACGCGCCGCCGCCCAAGAGCAGCAGCGGGATCGGACTCATGGCTCAGACCTCCAGGCTCATCCCCATGCCGAGCAGCGCTGACGGGTCCTCAATCGAACCATCCGGTCGACGGACCACGATGTGATAGAGGCTGAACCGCCCCCGATCGTCGACGTGCCCCTGCTCGTTGAATCGCGTGAATCGAAAGTCCGGACGCGCCTGGATTCCCTCGCGCACGACGAGGTCACCCACGCGACCGCACGACAGGTCTTCGCAGTCGCCAAACCCCTGCTCGATGAGGCTCGGCAACGCCTGCCATCGCTCTTGTGGCAACGGCTCGGCGCGATAGACCACGCCGGACTCGTAGAGTGACGGGGTCTGCGGATACTCCCGCAGATACAGCGTATTGATGGCCGACAGCGCCATTAGCATCGCCCGCAGCGATCGCTCGCTTCGC
This genomic interval from Sandaracinus amylolyticus contains the following:
- a CDS encoding peptidoglycan-binding domain-containing protein, translated to MSPIPLLLLGGGALAALVAVASRRPAPASASPPALPPAAPNSVLMNDFLARLEPWLASRPSPEQIEEVAEQLETRGWHSSAVTLRLIAAERRAEAAQSSSAPAAIAPAQPLPSAPAPAIPPPPPRERETSAPAAGATSDDLLEGELARLDAASREEFGRAMRVASASDLRRFAPELRARGYPRLADAFEQRAAYLERSAVSPPPPGSAAPASSSMSADLPPASPATDVSPSRSTTASPAPPASPAAAPAPPAAEPPRRTDHRAPAPSSTSEPSRPDAEARRQNVNAPGGAGVDLALARRLAPQMGAEIARQGFVYSRQKLQRFQRAAGLQADGLYGGTTRGALVYFGVRNAPAPLFAPRETVSYQPPGRA